Proteins encoded in a region of the Ralstonia pseudosolanacearum genome:
- a CDS encoding glycoside hydrolase family 15 protein — MPSRIEDYALIGDCETAALVSRDGSIDWLCWPRFDSGACFAALLGTPDHGRWRIAPQGPIRAVRRRYLPGTLILETVFETDTGTASLTDLMPSRLPGTPSAREDTSDLVRIVRGLSGTVAMRMDLTLRFDYGASVPWVSRVTEETGAVSDDPCEMPGCVLRAIAGPDMVVLRTPAQVRGENLSTVAEFAVATGEAMPFVLTHSPSHRPLPASIDAIEAQRDTEPRWRAWSGRCRGAGEWAEAIERSLITLKALTYHPTGGLVAAPTTSLPEQPGGVRNWDYRYCWLRDATLTLLALMNAGYYSEARAWREWLERAVAGSPAQIQIMYGIAGERRLGEWTVPWLPGYEGAQPVRIGNAAAVQLQLDVYGELMDALYIARKGGLGLDGDEASWRLQVALMTHLEAAWQSPDEGIWEVRGPARHFTHSKVMAWVAFDRAVKTIEQFGLDGPLARWRAVRDRIHDEVCRHGYSAERGCFVQSYGSREMDAALLMLPLVGFLPASDPRIQRTVRAIEDDLLADGLVRRYRTEAITDGLPPGEGVFLACSFWYVDNLVLQGRHDEARALFVKLLALRNDVGLLAEEYDPGSGRMLGNFPQAFSHIALVNSALALCAAADHVGQRTGT, encoded by the coding sequence ATGCCCTCAAGAATCGAAGATTACGCGCTGATCGGCGATTGCGAAACCGCCGCCCTGGTGTCTCGCGATGGCTCGATCGACTGGCTGTGCTGGCCCCGGTTCGATTCCGGCGCCTGTTTCGCCGCGCTGCTCGGCACGCCCGACCACGGCCGCTGGCGCATCGCTCCGCAAGGCCCCATCCGCGCCGTCCGCCGCCGCTACCTGCCCGGCACGCTGATCCTGGAGACCGTGTTCGAGACCGACACCGGCACCGCCAGCCTGACCGATCTGATGCCCTCCCGCCTGCCGGGCACTCCCAGCGCGCGCGAAGACACCTCCGACCTGGTGCGCATCGTGCGCGGGCTGTCGGGTACCGTCGCCATGCGCATGGATCTCACGCTGCGCTTCGACTACGGCGCCTCCGTCCCGTGGGTCAGCCGCGTGACGGAAGAGACCGGCGCCGTGTCCGACGACCCGTGCGAGATGCCCGGCTGCGTGCTGCGCGCCATCGCCGGCCCCGACATGGTGGTGCTGCGCACGCCGGCGCAGGTGCGCGGCGAGAACCTGTCCACCGTTGCCGAGTTTGCCGTGGCGACCGGCGAGGCGATGCCCTTCGTGCTGACGCATTCGCCATCGCACCGGCCGCTGCCCGCATCGATCGATGCCATCGAAGCCCAGCGCGACACGGAGCCCCGGTGGCGCGCCTGGTCCGGCCGCTGCCGGGGCGCCGGCGAATGGGCCGAGGCCATCGAGCGCTCCCTCATCACGCTCAAGGCACTGACCTATCACCCGACCGGCGGCCTGGTGGCCGCGCCCACCACCTCCTTGCCCGAACAGCCCGGCGGCGTGCGCAACTGGGACTACCGCTACTGCTGGCTGCGCGATGCCACCCTGACCCTGCTCGCGCTGATGAACGCGGGCTACTACAGCGAAGCCCGCGCCTGGCGCGAATGGCTGGAGCGCGCGGTGGCCGGCAGCCCGGCGCAGATCCAGATCATGTACGGCATCGCCGGCGAACGCCGCCTGGGCGAGTGGACCGTGCCGTGGCTGCCCGGCTACGAAGGCGCGCAGCCGGTACGCATCGGCAACGCGGCGGCCGTGCAACTGCAACTGGACGTGTACGGCGAGCTGATGGACGCGCTCTACATCGCCCGCAAGGGCGGCCTCGGCCTGGACGGCGACGAGGCCTCCTGGCGCCTGCAGGTCGCGCTGATGACGCACCTCGAAGCCGCCTGGCAGTCGCCCGACGAGGGAATCTGGGAAGTGCGCGGCCCGGCGCGGCACTTCACGCATTCCAAGGTGATGGCGTGGGTCGCGTTCGACCGCGCGGTCAAGACCATCGAACAGTTCGGCCTGGACGGCCCGCTGGCCCGCTGGCGGGCCGTGCGCGACCGCATCCACGACGAGGTCTGCCGCCATGGCTACAGCGCCGAACGCGGCTGCTTCGTGCAGAGCTACGGCAGCCGCGAAATGGATGCCGCCCTGCTGATGCTGCCGCTGGTCGGCTTCCTGCCGGCGTCCGATCCGCGCATCCAGCGCACCGTGCGCGCCATCGAAGACGACCTGCTGGCCGACGGCCTGGTGCGCCGCTACCGCACCGAAGCCATAACGGACGGACTGCCCCCCGGCGAAGGCGTGTTCCTCGCCTGCAGCTTCTGGTACGTCGACAACCTCGTGCTGCAGGGCCGCCACGACGAAGCCCGCGCGCTGTTCGTCAAGCTGCTGGCGCTGCGCAACGACGTGGGCCTGCTGGCCGAGGAATACGATCCCGGCTCGGGCCGCATGCTCGGCAACTTCCCGCAGGCGTTCTCGCATATCGCGCTGGTGAACTCGGCGCTGGCGCTGTGCGCGGCGGCCGATCACGTCGGCCAGCGCACCGGCACCTGA
- a CDS encoding ABC-F family ATPase yields the protein MLSTANITMQFGPKPLFENISVKFGEGNRYGLIGANGCGKSTFMKILGGDLESSGGNVMLEPGVRLGKLRQDQFAYEDMRVLDVVMMGHTEMWAAAQERDAIYANLEATDDDYMKAADLEAKYAEYDGYTAEARAGELLLGVGIPIDQHNGPMSSVAPGWKLRVLLAQALFSNPDVLLLDEPTNNLDINTIRWLESVLNERNSTMIIISHDRHFLNSVCTHMADMDYGTLKVYPGNYDDYMEASMQARERQQAANARAKERISDLQDFVRRFSANKSKARQATSRLKMIDKIKVEDIKPSSRQNPFVRFEFEKKLHNLAVETENARKTYDRKIFDGLTMAVRAGERIAIIGENGAGKTTLLRSLLNHSVKTGVQRGIEIDGGSVKWAENANVGYMPQDTYEEFPEDRDLMDWMSQWTQAGDDDQSLRGTMGRLLFSADDIKKNVKVLSGGEKGRMIWGKLMLGRHNVLALDEPTNHMDMESIESLQIALDKFEGTLIFVSHDRELISGLATRVIEVRPNGTLTDYLGTYDEYLQSQGVEV from the coding sequence GTGCTTTCCACCGCCAACATCACCATGCAGTTCGGGCCCAAGCCCTTGTTCGAGAACATCTCGGTCAAGTTCGGTGAGGGCAATCGCTATGGCCTGATCGGCGCCAACGGCTGCGGCAAGTCGACCTTCATGAAGATCCTGGGCGGCGATCTGGAGTCGTCGGGCGGCAATGTGATGCTGGAGCCGGGCGTGCGCCTGGGCAAGCTGCGCCAGGACCAGTTCGCCTACGAAGACATGCGCGTGCTGGACGTGGTGATGATGGGCCACACCGAGATGTGGGCCGCCGCGCAGGAGCGCGACGCCATCTACGCCAATCTGGAAGCGACCGATGACGACTACATGAAGGCCGCCGACCTGGAGGCCAAGTACGCCGAATACGACGGCTACACCGCTGAAGCCCGCGCGGGCGAACTGCTGCTCGGCGTCGGCATTCCGATCGATCAGCACAACGGCCCGATGAGCAGCGTCGCCCCCGGCTGGAAGCTGCGCGTGCTGCTGGCGCAGGCGCTGTTCTCGAATCCGGACGTGCTGCTGCTGGACGAGCCGACCAACAACCTCGACATCAACACGATCCGCTGGCTGGAATCGGTGCTCAACGAGCGCAATTCCACCATGATCATCATCTCCCACGATCGCCACTTCCTGAACTCGGTCTGCACCCACATGGCCGACATGGACTACGGCACGCTCAAGGTCTACCCGGGCAACTACGACGACTACATGGAAGCCTCCATGCAGGCGCGCGAACGCCAGCAGGCCGCCAATGCGCGCGCCAAGGAGCGCATCTCCGACCTGCAGGACTTCGTGCGCCGCTTCTCGGCCAACAAGTCGAAGGCCCGTCAGGCCACGTCGCGCTTGAAGATGATCGACAAGATCAAGGTGGAAGACATCAAGCCGTCGTCGCGCCAGAACCCGTTCGTTCGCTTCGAATTCGAGAAGAAGCTGCACAACCTGGCAGTGGAAACCGAGAACGCGCGCAAGACGTACGACCGCAAGATCTTCGACGGCCTGACCATGGCCGTGCGAGCGGGCGAGCGGATCGCCATCATCGGCGAGAACGGCGCGGGCAAGACCACACTGCTGCGCTCGCTGCTCAACCACTCGGTCAAGACCGGTGTGCAGCGCGGCATCGAGATCGACGGCGGCAGCGTCAAGTGGGCTGAAAACGCCAACGTCGGCTACATGCCGCAGGACACCTACGAAGAGTTCCCCGAAGACCGCGACCTGATGGACTGGATGAGCCAGTGGACGCAGGCCGGCGACGATGACCAATCGCTGCGCGGCACGATGGGCCGCCTGCTGTTCTCGGCCGACGACATCAAGAAGAACGTCAAGGTCCTCTCCGGTGGTGAGAAGGGCCGCATGATCTGGGGCAAGCTGATGCTGGGCCGCCACAACGTGCTGGCGCTGGACGAGCCGACCAACCACATGGACATGGAGTCGATCGAGTCGCTGCAGATCGCGCTGGACAAGTTCGAGGGCACGCTGATCTTCGTGTCGCACGACCGCGAGTTGATCAGCGGCCTGGCCACGCGCGTGATCGAAGTGCGCCCGAACGGCACGCTCACGGATTACCTTGGCACGTATGACGAGTATCTGCAGAGCCAGGGCGTGGAGGTCTGA
- a CDS encoding methyl-accepting chemotaxis protein — translation MLARLTIRTRLVLTVSILFLLALLIGAAGLLGLRDANSAHEETYRNQFPSALALGESDLSLTRARTALDKAMLYPEDKDAMQLLDRTEELITRSDAAWKKYLALPHDDEETRLSKEVGTKREAAAGSLRDIIKALRASDRAAADTIMDQRVSKSFREANDASQALGKQQLTFSKANFDDSQQAYARIRTLVIAAIVLALVVSAGCAWLLLCAIVGPLNATLAQFDRIAAGDLTQPVRIDRRDEMGHLLEGLARMQAALTDTVRRVRHGSESIGAATKQIAAGNADLSQRTEEQASSLEETASSMEEMTSIVRQNADNARQASQLADSASAVASQGGAVVTDVVATMREISASSRTVSEIIGVIDGIAFQTNILALNAAVEAARAGEQGRGFAVVAGEVRSLAQRSAAAAKEIKEMIEASLAKVDTGSKLAEQAGNTMENIVTSIRRVTDIMGEIAAASSEQSSGIEQVNKAVTLMDEATQQNAALVEQAAAAAESLEEQAQALNEAIAAFRLA, via the coding sequence ATGCTCGCTCGCCTGACGATACGCACCCGACTGGTCCTCACGGTTTCCATCCTGTTCCTGCTGGCCTTGCTGATCGGTGCGGCCGGGCTGCTTGGCCTGCGTGACGCGAACAGCGCGCACGAAGAGACCTACCGCAACCAGTTCCCGTCGGCGCTCGCGCTGGGCGAATCCGACCTCAGCCTGACCCGTGCCCGCACGGCGCTCGACAAGGCGATGCTGTATCCGGAAGACAAGGACGCGATGCAGCTGCTGGACCGCACCGAAGAGCTGATCACCCGCTCCGACGCGGCCTGGAAGAAATACCTGGCGCTGCCGCACGACGACGAAGAAACACGGCTGTCCAAGGAGGTCGGCACCAAGCGCGAGGCGGCGGCCGGCAGCCTGCGCGACATCATCAAGGCGCTGCGCGCGAGCGACCGGGCCGCGGCCGACACCATCATGGACCAGCGCGTCTCCAAGTCCTTCCGCGAGGCCAACGACGCCAGCCAGGCGCTCGGCAAGCAGCAACTGACGTTCTCCAAGGCCAATTTCGACGATTCGCAGCAGGCCTACGCGCGCATCCGCACTCTGGTGATCGCGGCCATCGTGCTCGCGCTGGTGGTGTCGGCCGGATGCGCGTGGCTGCTGCTGTGCGCCATCGTCGGGCCGCTGAACGCCACGCTGGCGCAGTTCGACCGCATTGCCGCCGGCGACCTGACGCAGCCCGTGCGCATTGACCGCCGCGATGAGATGGGCCACCTGCTGGAGGGCCTCGCCCGCATGCAGGCCGCACTGACGGATACGGTGCGCCGCGTGCGCCATGGCTCGGAATCGATCGGCGCGGCCACCAAGCAGATCGCCGCCGGCAACGCCGACCTGTCGCAGCGCACCGAAGAGCAGGCGAGCTCGCTGGAAGAGACGGCGTCGAGCATGGAGGAGATGACCTCGATCGTGCGCCAGAACGCCGACAACGCCCGCCAAGCCAGCCAGCTGGCCGACAGCGCCTCGGCGGTCGCCAGCCAGGGCGGTGCCGTGGTGACCGACGTGGTGGCGACCATGCGCGAGATCAGCGCGTCGTCGCGCACGGTGTCGGAGATCATCGGCGTGATCGACGGCATTGCGTTCCAGACCAACATCCTGGCGCTCAACGCCGCGGTGGAAGCCGCCCGCGCCGGCGAGCAGGGCCGCGGCTTCGCGGTCGTGGCCGGCGAGGTGCGCAGCCTGGCGCAGCGCAGCGCCGCGGCCGCCAAGGAGATCAAGGAGATGATCGAAGCCTCGCTCGCCAAGGTCGACACCGGCAGCAAGCTGGCCGAGCAGGCCGGCAACACCATGGAAAACATCGTCACCTCCATCCGCCGCGTGACGGACATCATGGGCGAGATCGCCGCGGCCTCCAGCGAGCAGAGCTCGGGCATCGAGCAGGTCAATAAGGCAGTCACGCTGATGGACGAAGCCACCCAGCAGAACGCCGCGCTGGTCGAGCAGGCCGCCGCCGCGGCCGAATCGCTGGAAGAGCAGGCGCAGGCGCTGAACGAGGCGATCGCGGCCTTCCGGCTGGCCTGA
- a CDS encoding aldehyde dehydrogenase family protein: MQQRDTLFINGQWVAPQGKGTIDVIHSTTEAVMGTVPEGSAADAEAAVAAARAAFDGWAATPAPKRAETIQKIADGLKARSEALAQLIAGEVGMPIKLARAIQVGSPVFNWGHFARLLGAFPFEERVGNSLVVREPVGVVGAITPWNYPLHQITLKVAPALAAGCTVVLKPSEVAPLNAFVLAEVIDAAGLPPGVFNLVTGYGPVVGEVLASHPEVDMVSFTGSTRAGKRVAELASQTVKRVALELGGKSASVVLDDADLAAAVKGTVSACFLNSGQTCSAHTRMLVPRARYEEVKALARQFAATYVPGDPAQETTRLGPLISAAQRDRVLGYIRKGLEEGAELIAGGPEKPEGVSTGYFVRPTVLGNVKPSDTVAREEIFGPVLTILCYDDEEEAIRIANDSIYGLAGGVWSGDEARAMRVARRIRTGQVDINGGPFNMLAPFGGYKQSGNGREQGQYGLEEFLEYKALQLKPAQPA, encoded by the coding sequence ATGCAACAACGCGACACACTGTTCATCAACGGCCAATGGGTGGCGCCGCAAGGCAAGGGCACCATCGACGTGATCCATTCGACGACCGAAGCCGTGATGGGGACCGTCCCCGAAGGCAGCGCCGCCGATGCCGAAGCCGCCGTGGCGGCTGCCCGCGCGGCGTTCGACGGCTGGGCGGCCACGCCGGCGCCTAAGCGCGCCGAGACCATCCAGAAGATCGCCGACGGCCTGAAAGCCCGCAGCGAGGCGCTCGCCCAGCTGATCGCCGGGGAGGTCGGCATGCCGATCAAGCTGGCGCGCGCGATCCAGGTCGGCAGCCCGGTCTTCAACTGGGGCCACTTCGCCAGGCTGCTCGGCGCGTTCCCGTTTGAAGAGCGTGTCGGCAACTCGCTGGTGGTGCGCGAGCCGGTGGGCGTGGTGGGGGCCATCACGCCGTGGAACTATCCGCTCCACCAGATCACGCTGAAGGTGGCGCCGGCGCTGGCGGCCGGCTGCACGGTGGTGCTCAAGCCGTCGGAGGTGGCGCCGCTCAATGCTTTTGTGCTGGCCGAGGTCATCGACGCGGCCGGATTGCCGCCGGGGGTGTTCAACCTCGTCACCGGCTATGGTCCGGTGGTGGGCGAGGTGCTGGCGAGCCACCCGGAGGTCGACATGGTGTCGTTCACGGGCTCGACGCGCGCGGGCAAGCGGGTGGCCGAGCTGGCCTCGCAGACGGTCAAGCGCGTGGCGCTGGAGCTGGGCGGCAAGTCGGCCTCGGTGGTCCTGGACGATGCCGACCTGGCCGCGGCGGTCAAGGGCACGGTGTCGGCGTGCTTCCTGAACTCCGGTCAGACCTGCTCGGCGCACACCCGCATGCTGGTGCCGCGCGCCCGGTACGAAGAGGTGAAGGCCCTGGCCAGGCAATTCGCGGCGACCTACGTGCCGGGCGATCCGGCGCAGGAGACCACGCGGCTCGGCCCGCTGATCTCGGCCGCGCAGCGCGATCGCGTGCTAGGCTATATCCGCAAGGGGCTGGAGGAGGGGGCCGAGCTCATCGCCGGCGGCCCCGAGAAGCCGGAGGGCGTGTCGACCGGCTACTTTGTCCGGCCGACCGTGCTCGGCAACGTCAAGCCGTCCGATACGGTGGCGCGCGAAGAGATCTTCGGGCCGGTGCTGACCATCCTCTGCTATGACGACGAAGAGGAAGCCATCCGGATCGCCAACGACAGCATCTATGGGCTGGCCGGCGGCGTATGGTCGGGCGACGAAGCGCGGGCGATGCGTGTGGCGCGGCGTATCCGCACGGGGCAGGTGGACATCAACGGCGGGCCGTTCAACATGCTGGCGCCGTTCGGCGGCTACAAGCAGTCCGGCAACGGGCGCGAGCAAGGCCAATACGGGCTGGAGGAGTTCCTGGAGTACAAGGCGCTGCAGCTCAAGCCCGCGCAGCCGGCCTGA
- a CDS encoding DUF2252 domain-containing protein, whose amino-acid sequence MHDSTRAILEYNAGRDPERLTRKLAAMADDPFSFFRGTNHLYADSVADSPLLHEAPRTLVCGDLHLDNYGSFKGDNGLVYFDMNDFDEAVCAPFTVDLVRVLSSLQVAARSWKLADEDAHNLCRRFVDTYAAALVDGKPRWVERATAVGIVRDLLRGLRNRKRAPYLRERTVRDGNQVRLRVDGHRTLAAGRDEARRARRILEAYTQQGNGHGQRFVAVDVARRIAGTGSLGLERYVVLARPENDSDTLRLIDIKLAVPSVWAQALGVPGNVSRWSAEAARVVGVQRVSQAVSPALLRPVVYAGKGEQPCSYVVKSLQPTADRVALGTGKHVVADLDDALQTMAHVAAWCHLRGCGRFGTDLVEHLQDYAAGTAWRKSVLKLAGHGRQVALRQWREFAQDYRAAVGDVHHGRA is encoded by the coding sequence ATGCACGATAGCACCCGCGCCATTCTCGAATACAACGCCGGCCGCGATCCCGAGCGGCTCACCCGCAAGCTGGCCGCCATGGCCGACGATCCGTTCTCGTTCTTTCGCGGCACCAACCATTTGTACGCCGACTCGGTGGCGGACTCGCCGCTGCTGCACGAGGCGCCGCGCACCCTCGTCTGCGGCGACCTGCACCTGGACAACTACGGCAGCTTCAAGGGCGACAACGGTCTGGTCTACTTCGACATGAACGATTTCGACGAGGCCGTGTGCGCGCCCTTCACCGTCGATCTGGTGCGCGTGCTGTCCAGCCTGCAGGTGGCGGCGCGCAGCTGGAAGCTGGCCGACGAAGATGCCCACAACCTGTGCCGCCGCTTCGTGGACACCTACGCCGCCGCGCTGGTCGACGGCAAGCCGCGCTGGGTGGAGCGCGCCACCGCCGTCGGCATCGTGCGCGACCTGCTGCGCGGGCTGCGCAACCGCAAGCGCGCGCCTTACCTGCGCGAGCGCACGGTGCGCGACGGCAACCAGGTCCGGCTGCGGGTGGACGGCCATCGCACCCTCGCCGCCGGCCGGGATGAAGCCCGCCGCGCCAGGCGCATCCTGGAGGCCTACACGCAGCAGGGCAACGGCCACGGGCAGCGCTTCGTCGCCGTGGACGTGGCGCGGCGCATTGCCGGCACGGGCAGCCTGGGGCTGGAGCGCTATGTGGTGCTGGCCCGTCCGGAGAACGATTCCGACACGCTGCGGCTGATCGACATCAAGCTGGCGGTCCCGAGCGTGTGGGCGCAGGCCCTGGGCGTGCCGGGCAACGTGTCGCGCTGGTCGGCGGAGGCGGCGCGCGTGGTGGGCGTCCAGCGCGTGTCGCAGGCGGTGTCGCCGGCGCTGCTGCGGCCGGTGGTCTACGCGGGCAAGGGCGAGCAGCCGTGCTCGTACGTGGTCAAGAGCCTGCAGCCGACCGCCGACCGTGTGGCGCTCGGCACCGGCAAGCATGTGGTCGCCGATCTGGACGATGCCCTGCAGACCATGGCCCATGTGGCGGCGTGGTGCCATCTGCGCGGCTGCGGGCGCTTCGGTACCGACCTGGTCGAACACCTGCAGGACTACGCGGCGGGCACGGCATGGCGCAAGTCGGTGCTCAAGCTGGCCGGGCACGGGCGGCAGGTGGCGCTGCGGCAATGGCGCGAATTCGCGCAGGACTACCGCGCGGCCGTGGGCGACGTGCACCACGGGCGGGCATGA
- a CDS encoding DUF1289 domain-containing protein: MTDPTAFFPPSGNDVDSDAGSAPSGTLFGRPDSPCIGICSTLFDEVCQGCGRTALEVSNWVFMSDDERNVVWTRILAEGTAQGFNPDGSRR, from the coding sequence ATGACCGATCCGACCGCCTTCTTCCCGCCTTCCGGCAACGATGTCGACAGCGATGCCGGCAGTGCGCCCAGCGGCACCCTGTTCGGCCGCCCGGACAGCCCGTGCATCGGCATCTGCTCGACGCTCTTCGACGAGGTCTGCCAGGGGTGCGGCCGCACCGCGCTCGAGGTCAGCAACTGGGTGTTCATGTCCGACGACGAGCGCAACGTGGTCTGGACCCGCATCCTCGCCGAGGGCACCGCGCAGGGCTTCAACCCCGACGGCAGCCGCCGCTGA
- a CDS encoding MgtC/SapB family protein, with protein MMLQAVAQFNAATLLDSFISLSAAFGLGSLIGFERQVRQRTAGLRTNALVAVSASAFVDMAAQIGSPADTTRVIAYVVSGVGFLGAGTIMKEGLNVRGLNTAATLWGSAAVGAAAGSDLIGQALMISLFVLAANILLRPVVDRINRTPLDNQASEVTYTVHAISTRERQKDALADLERLLEESSYPISDLSVAPFGEDHVELEAMLMSTAVNAGELDRIVGALAAQPHIAQAYWNPSTTE; from the coding sequence ATGATGCTGCAAGCCGTTGCCCAGTTCAACGCCGCCACCCTGTTGGACTCGTTCATCAGCCTGAGCGCCGCCTTCGGGCTCGGCTCGCTGATCGGCTTTGAGCGGCAGGTGCGCCAGCGCACGGCCGGCCTGCGCACCAACGCGCTGGTGGCGGTGTCGGCATCGGCCTTCGTCGACATGGCCGCGCAGATCGGCTCGCCCGCCGATACCACCCGCGTGATCGCCTACGTGGTCTCGGGCGTGGGCTTCCTGGGCGCCGGCACGATCATGAAGGAAGGGCTGAACGTGCGCGGCCTGAACACCGCCGCCACGCTGTGGGGCTCGGCCGCCGTGGGTGCGGCGGCGGGCTCGGACCTGATCGGCCAGGCCCTGATGATCTCGCTGTTCGTGCTGGCCGCGAATATCCTGCTGCGGCCCGTGGTCGACCGCATCAACCGCACGCCGCTGGACAACCAGGCCAGCGAAGTCACCTACACCGTGCACGCCATCTCCACGCGCGAGCGCCAGAAAGACGCGCTCGCCGACCTGGAGCGCCTGCTGGAAGAGTCCAGCTACCCGATCAGCGATCTCTCGGTCGCGCCGTTCGGCGAGGACCACGTCGAGCTGGAGGCCATGCTGATGTCGACCGCCGTCAATGCCGGCGAGCTGGACCGGATCGTCGGCGCGCTGGCCGCGCAGCCGCATATCGCGCAGGCGTACTGGAACCCCAGCACCACCGAGTAA
- a CDS encoding fatty acyl-CoA reductase → MSILVTGATGFVGGAIAANLAEKGLLGETRFAVRGESTAEGLARLRANLARFELDAAVLDGLSERQIVPFDLRDAAAAELGDPEILINCAALATFSNHPALWDTNVGGVLELGRLASRGKRLKRFVHIGTAMSCGQLADRHVREAWNVPPLEQHAVPYTYSKGMAELKLREAFPELPLVVVRPSIVVGHSRLGCAPSGSIFWMLRMVAMLETFSCRLSDRVDILSVDDCAEAIVRLATRPALAHDLYHISAGDAHSECIETLYPRFKRCASPEEDAQALAGYVYQPKIEEKALARKFLRTTDDGNVRLVARAIHLYAKFASMSYVFDNTRLVAETGFQPRSLLSYLDRCLDTSESESITQQMQWDYK, encoded by the coding sequence ATGAGTATTCTGGTCACCGGTGCGACCGGTTTTGTGGGCGGCGCCATTGCCGCCAATCTGGCGGAGAAGGGTTTGCTGGGCGAGACCCGCTTCGCCGTGCGGGGAGAATCCACCGCTGAAGGCCTGGCGCGCCTGCGCGCCAACCTGGCACGCTTCGAGCTGGACGCCGCGGTCCTGGACGGGCTGTCCGAACGGCAGATCGTGCCGTTCGACCTGCGCGACGCCGCGGCCGCCGAGCTGGGCGATCCGGAAATCCTCATCAACTGCGCCGCGCTGGCGACGTTCTCGAACCATCCCGCGTTGTGGGACACCAACGTCGGCGGCGTGCTGGAGCTGGGCCGGCTGGCCAGCCGGGGCAAGCGGCTCAAGCGGTTCGTGCACATCGGCACGGCCATGTCGTGCGGCCAGTTGGCCGACCGCCATGTGCGGGAAGCCTGGAACGTGCCGCCGCTGGAGCAGCATGCCGTGCCCTACACCTATTCCAAGGGGATGGCCGAGCTGAAGCTGCGCGAGGCATTTCCCGAGCTGCCGCTGGTGGTGGTGCGCCCGTCCATCGTGGTCGGCCACAGCCGCCTGGGGTGCGCGCCGTCGGGCAGCATCTTCTGGATGCTGCGCATGGTCGCCATGCTGGAAACCTTCAGCTGCCGCCTGTCCGACCGCGTCGACATCCTGTCGGTGGACGACTGCGCCGAAGCCATCGTGCGCCTGGCGACCCGGCCCGCGCTCGCGCACGACCTGTACCACATCAGCGCCGGCGACGCCCACTCGGAGTGCATCGAAACGCTGTATCCGCGCTTCAAGCGCTGCGCCAGCCCGGAAGAAGACGCACAGGCACTGGCCGGCTACGTGTACCAGCCCAAGATCGAAGAAAAGGCGCTGGCCCGCAAGTTCCTGCGCACGACCGACGACGGCAACGTGCGGCTGGTGGCGCGCGCCATCCACCTGTATGCCAAGTTCGCCAGCATGAGCTACGTGTTCGACAACACGCGGCTGGTGGCGGAAACCGGCTTCCAGCCGCGCTCGCTGCTGAGCTACCTGGACCGCTGCCTCGACACCTCCGAGTCGGAGTCGATCACCCAGCAGATGCAGTGGGACTACAAATAG
- the ldcA gene encoding muramoyltetrapeptide carboxypeptidase produces the protein MTTVRLIAPSGYPNDSAIAERGVAFLQGQGCTVVNQASLARQHQRFAGGELARLADLHQIGTGGGQEIAMAIRGGYGLTRLLDHIDFIGIGRRAQATDAIIVGHSDFTAFSLAYLAATGGVTFAGPHVCSDFGLEAVDPFMVEHFWGILRNPAYTLRVDAPQPGDCARPGRYAGTLWGGNLAMLCSLVGTPYLPDIRDGILFVEDINEHPYRVERMLLQLQQAGVLEAQQALVLGDFSGYKTTPYDAGYDFGAMLAYLAEHLSIPVVSGLPFGHCPTKATLPVGAQAELDVDAEGFTLRLSGYPTLPG, from the coding sequence ATGACCACTGTCCGCCTGATCGCGCCCTCCGGCTATCCGAACGATTCCGCCATCGCCGAGCGTGGCGTGGCGTTCCTGCAGGGGCAGGGCTGCACGGTGGTCAACCAGGCGAGCCTGGCGCGCCAGCACCAGCGCTTTGCCGGCGGCGAGCTGGCGCGGCTGGCCGATCTGCACCAGATCGGCACCGGCGGCGGCCAGGAGATCGCCATGGCCATCCGCGGCGGCTACGGGCTGACGCGGCTGCTGGACCACATCGACTTCATCGGCATCGGCCGGCGCGCGCAGGCGACCGACGCCATCATCGTCGGCCACAGCGATTTCACCGCGTTCTCGCTGGCCTACCTGGCCGCGACCGGCGGCGTGACCTTCGCCGGCCCGCACGTGTGCTCGGACTTCGGGCTGGAGGCGGTCGATCCGTTCATGGTCGAGCACTTCTGGGGCATCCTGCGCAATCCGGCCTACACCCTGCGGGTGGATGCGCCGCAGCCCGGCGACTGCGCGCGTCCGGGCCGCTACGCCGGCACGCTGTGGGGCGGCAACCTGGCGATGCTGTGCAGCCTGGTCGGCACGCCGTATCTGCCGGACATCCGTGACGGCATCCTCTTCGTCGAGGACATCAACGAGCATCCCTACCGCGTCGAGCGGATGCTGCTGCAGCTGCAGCAGGCCGGCGTGCTGGAGGCGCAGCAGGCGCTGGTGCTGGGCGATTTTTCCGGCTACAAGACCACGCCCTACGATGCCGGCTACGACTTCGGCGCCATGCTCGCCTACCTGGCCGAGCACCTGTCGATCCCGGTGGTCAGCGGCCTGCCGTTCGGCCATTGCCCGACCAAGGCGACGCTGCCTGTCGGCGCGCAGGCCGAGCTGGATGTGGACGCAGAGGGCTTCACCTTGCGCCTGTCGGGCTATCCGACGCTGCCCGGTTAG